Proteins encoded together in one Lathyrus oleraceus cultivar Zhongwan6 chromosome 5, CAAS_Psat_ZW6_1.0, whole genome shotgun sequence window:
- the LOC127081127 gene encoding uncharacterized protein LOC127081127, producing MELGRRNIKKYTFKCPDLTELKKLGSMIVSPEDFRAQYGRLMVSNKLPFSGSEKTPTSAAIAEALHLETSVVKDNFTKKGGILGLTSRFLLEKAFIFAEADSRDAFEAIFALLIYGIVLFPNIDDFMDVNVIRIFLIGNPVPTLLGDTYHSIHHKTKKGGGTILCCAPLLYKWFISHFPRSRLFRENPQKLRWSQRFMSIDQGGIHWYDPSYDVGVIIDSCGEFSNVPLIGVHGGIKYNPILARRQLGYPMANKPDNLLLSGFFYLNDEESFGLKDRIIHAWRNIHRKGKDRLGRKYYVAFEPYTQWVCARASELKMPYALEKTSFPFAITLSSIIPIENREEFQEVLDRLKLERDTWEGKYHVLSDKKMKMEQQLKEKDDLIESLEQQSVKKHEEQEGLLLSKGQPFHEYSSIPPTSGAWKGIADKLMIENAQLKRQQRKHQPAAGPSTYEIP from the exons ATGGAACTTGGAAGGAGGAATATCAAGAAATACACTTTCAAATGTCCTGACTTAACAGAGTTGAAGAAGCTTGGTTCTATGATAGTTAGTCCAGAGGATTTTAGAGCTCAGTATGGAAGACTTATGG TCTCTAACAAATTACCATTCAGTGGTTCAGAGAAGACCCCTACATCAGCAGCTATTGCAGAAGCACTTCACCTAGAAACGTCTGTTGTGAAGGACAACTTCACTAAAAAGGGAGGGATTCTAGGTCTAACCTCTAGATTCCTGTTGGAGAAAGCCTTTATCTTTGCAGAAGCAGATAGTAGAGATGCCTTTGAAGCCATTTTTGCTCTACTCATTTATGGAATTGTACTCTTCCCAAACATTGATGACTTCATGGATGTTAATGTTATACGAATCTTCTTAATTGGTAACCCAGTACCCACATTACTTGGAGATACCTACCATTCTATCCATCACAAGACTAAGAAAGGTGGTGGAACCATTCTTTGTTGTGCACCTCTcctatataagtggtttatttctcactttcCCAGATCCAGGCTCTTCAGGGAGAATCCGCAGAAGCTCAGATGGTCTCAGAGGTTCATGTCCATTGATCAAGGGGGTATACATTGGTATGACCCCTCCTATGATGTTGGAGTaattattgacagttgtggtgagttTTCTAACGTACCTCTTATTGGTGTACATGGGGGAATTAAATACAACCCTATCCTTGCCAGACGCCAGTTAGGATATCCTATGGCAAATAAACCCGACAACCTTCTGTTGTCAGGTTTCTTTTACCTCAACGACGAAGAGAGTTTCGGTTTGAAGGATAGAATCATACATGCTTGGCGCAACATTCACAGGAAAGGAAAAGATCGATTAGGAAGAAAGTATTATGTTGCTTTTGAGCCCTACACCCAATGGGTTTGTGCTAGAGCCAGTGAACTTAAGATGCCATATGCTCTTGAGAAAACCTCATTCCCTTTTGCTATAACATTATCATCCATCATTCCTATTGAGAATAGGGAAGAGTTTCAAGAAGTTTTGGATAGGTTGAAATTGGAAAGAGACACTTGGGAAGGCAAGTACCATGTCTTGAGTGataagaagatgaagatggagcAGCAGCTGAAGGAGAAGGATGATTTGATTGAGAGTTTGGAACAACAATCTGTGAAGAAACATGAGGAACAAGAAGGTTTACTTCTCTCTAAAGGCCAGCCATTTCATGAGTACTCCAGCATACCTCCCACCTCAGGTGCTTGGAAGGGAATCGCCGACAAGCTTATGATCGAGAATGCTCAGCTAAAGAGGCAACAAAGGAAGCATCAGCCAGCAGCAGGACCTTCTACATATGAGATTCCTTAG